The Planococcus liqunii genome includes a region encoding these proteins:
- a CDS encoding DHA2 family efflux MFS transporter permease subunit, which yields MKKQYNTKAILASLLIVGFVGMFSETALNIAMVNLMDVFHISAATAQWLTTGFLLTLGILMPISGLLLQMFTTRQLFIGALISLITGTLIAALAFNFEMLMVARVLQAMGMGLLLPLMFNTILVIYPPEKRGAAMGFVGLVIMFAPATGPTIGGLLIEYLTWHYIFWFSLPFLVIGLLIGLKYLENVTEVTKPRIDLFSVLLSTIGFGGVVFGFSKAGEGEAGWGSTVVITSIIIGLIALFFFVLRQNSMKDPMLDLSVFKFPMYVVGLLLVMMSMLIIMSSMIILPMFLQTGAGLSVFIAGLMLLPGSALNGLLSPVIGRLFDKFGPKWLVIPGLILITTMLWFFTTLTTASSVAFIVALHIGLMVGIAMIWMPSQTNGLNQLPPELYPHGTAIMNTLQQVIGAVGTAVAVSILTGGMENYLHHSAAPTKPSEMANAMASGLQNVFLFTVIIAIFGLIMGFFIRRVVVRREMINSPH from the coding sequence ATGAAGAAACAATACAATACAAAAGCGATTTTGGCATCGCTGCTCATCGTCGGGTTTGTCGGCATGTTCAGTGAGACCGCCTTAAACATCGCCATGGTGAATTTAATGGATGTGTTCCACATTTCAGCGGCAACCGCACAGTGGCTGACGACCGGATTTTTGTTGACATTGGGTATTTTGATGCCGATCAGCGGCTTGCTCTTGCAAATGTTTACGACGAGACAGCTGTTCATTGGTGCGCTCATTAGCTTGATTACAGGGACATTAATTGCGGCACTAGCGTTCAATTTTGAGATGCTGATGGTGGCACGGGTGCTGCAGGCAATGGGGATGGGCTTATTGCTGCCACTCATGTTTAACACCATTCTGGTCATCTACCCACCTGAAAAACGGGGAGCGGCTATGGGATTTGTTGGCCTTGTCATTATGTTCGCACCGGCAACCGGCCCGACCATTGGCGGTTTATTAATCGAATACTTAACATGGCATTACATTTTCTGGTTCTCACTGCCATTCCTGGTAATTGGGCTATTGATTGGGCTGAAGTATTTGGAAAATGTGACTGAAGTGACAAAACCACGGATCGATTTGTTTTCGGTCCTACTGTCCACCATCGGTTTTGGAGGAGTGGTCTTTGGGTTCAGCAAGGCCGGTGAAGGAGAGGCGGGATGGGGCAGTACGGTCGTTATCACGTCCATCATCATTGGGCTGATTGCTTTGTTCTTCTTCGTGCTGCGTCAGAACTCGATGAAAGATCCGATGCTGGACCTGAGTGTTTTCAAATTTCCGATGTACGTGGTGGGACTGCTTCTGGTCATGATGAGTATGTTGATTATTATGTCGAGCATGATCATTCTGCCGATGTTCCTCCAGACAGGTGCCGGATTGTCTGTCTTTATTGCCGGGCTCATGCTATTGCCTGGCAGTGCGTTGAATGGGTTGCTTTCACCAGTTATCGGCCGGTTATTTGATAAATTCGGACCGAAATGGCTTGTCATTCCAGGACTTATTCTTATTACAACGATGTTATGGTTCTTTACCACATTAACCACTGCTTCATCAGTGGCATTTATCGTAGCGCTGCATATCGGGTTGATGGTTGGGATTGCAATGATCTGGATGCCTTCCCAAACGAACGGCTTGAATCAGTTGCCACCCGAATTATATCCGCATGGTACGGCAATCATGAATACACTCCAGCAAGTGATCGGGGCAGTCGGGACGGCGGTAGCCGTCAGTATTTTGACAGGCGGTATGGAAAATTATCTGCATCACTCTGCAGCACCGACAAAACCGTCAGAAATGGCCAATGCGATGGCTTCAGGTTTGCAAAACGTCTTTTTGTTTACTGTAATAATCGCTATTTTTGGCCTGATCATGGGATTCTTTATTCGCCGGGTAGTCGTGCGGCGAGAAATGATTAATTCGCCGCATTGA